In Mycolicibacterium alvei, a single window of DNA contains:
- a CDS encoding carboxymuconolactone decarboxylase family protein — MSRIGEFPDDDVAGWILRSPEIGTAMANFTNAVYTKGRLPLRVRELARMVIALDNECVVCQNTRDSEGAAAGVDEDLYDHAAEWRTWPGYSAQERIAAEFAARFASDHTGLRDDEDFWQRAGEQFDSELLTDLSLSCAMWLGMGRMLRTLDIGQTCKITL, encoded by the coding sequence ATGAGCCGTATCGGAGAATTTCCCGACGACGACGTGGCCGGCTGGATCCTCAGGTCTCCCGAGATCGGCACCGCCATGGCCAACTTCACCAACGCGGTGTACACGAAGGGGCGGCTGCCCCTTCGGGTGCGGGAGCTCGCCCGGATGGTGATCGCGCTCGACAACGAGTGCGTGGTGTGCCAGAACACCCGCGATTCCGAGGGGGCCGCGGCGGGGGTGGACGAGGATCTCTACGATCACGCCGCCGAGTGGCGGACCTGGCCGGGTTACAGCGCGCAGGAGCGGATTGCCGCCGAGTTCGCCGCGCGATTCGCCTCCGATCACACCGGACTGCGCGACGACGAGGACTTCTGGCAGCGCGCCGGTGAGCAGTTCGACTCCGAACTGCTCACCGATCTGTCGCTGTCGTGTGCGATGTGGCTCGGAATGGGCCGGATGCTGCGGACCCTCGACATCGGGCAAACCTGCAAGATCACCCTCTGA
- a CDS encoding nuclear transport factor 2 family protein → MWKALSERDWELLKTYLSDDCIYLDMPVGPAAAAKGPEDIVKRLKIGLEPLASYENFPGLLVDNGRDAMYEHHEEWHWTTGESAVLKFVTVHRIENGKVTLWKDYWDMSALANHAPPDWLENFATADMSWVFDATGLV, encoded by the coding sequence ATGTGGAAAGCGCTGTCGGAACGCGACTGGGAACTTCTCAAGACGTACCTGTCCGATGACTGCATCTACCTCGACATGCCGGTGGGCCCCGCCGCGGCGGCCAAGGGCCCTGAGGACATCGTCAAGCGGCTCAAGATCGGTCTCGAACCGCTGGCCTCCTACGAGAACTTCCCGGGCCTGCTCGTGGATAACGGTCGCGATGCCATGTACGAACATCACGAGGAATGGCACTGGACCACAGGAGAATCCGCCGTGCTGAAGTTCGTCACCGTGCACCGGATCGAGAACGGCAAGGTGACGCTGTGGAAGGACTACTGGGACATGAGCGCCCTGGCCAACCACGCCCCGCCGGACTGGCTGGAGAACTTCGCCACCGCCGACATGTCGTGGGTGTTCGACGCCACCGGGCTGGTCTGA
- a CDS encoding N-acyl-D-amino-acid deacylase family protein, translating to MSFDTILRNGRWFDGTGAPSAVRNIGISDGHVVTISPDPLDETDCPQVIDATDKWVMPGMLDIHTHYDVEVLNGPSLSESLRHGVTTAMLGSCSLSTVHVSGTDAGDLFGRVEAIPRDQVIAAVDDNKTWTNCDEYVSALESLPLGPNLTAFIGHSDMRTAVMGLDRATRKDQRPTAAEQARMEQMLTEALDAGFVGMSSQQLLFDKIDGDTCRSRTLPSTYAKPRELRRLKSMLRRTGRVLQSGPDIQNPLNLASQVAQSLGLFRKQLKTSLLSAADIKANPYAIWMMGPLAKAANALGGNFRWQHLPVPFEVYADGIDLVVFEEFGSGAAALHLRDEVERNELLRDESYRRAFRKDYDSKFGVRVWHRDFFDAEIVACPDESVVGMTFGQVGQERGELHPVDAFLDLVLEHGTAIRWRTTISNHRPEVLKKLARDPGIQLGFSDAGAHLRNMAFYNMGLRLLRHVRDAERAGTPFMSIEQAVHRLTGELGDWYRIDAGHLRVGDRADIVVIDPAHLDDSLDAYAEEAVEQYGGLSRMVNRNDDTVTAVLVGGRTVFADGALTDLVGNQRTGQFLRAAHRVPSISTNDGKLTSAR from the coding sequence GTGAGCTTCGACACGATCCTTCGCAACGGCCGGTGGTTCGACGGCACCGGTGCCCCGTCAGCGGTCCGCAACATCGGAATCAGTGACGGGCACGTGGTTACCATCTCCCCCGACCCTCTTGACGAGACGGACTGCCCGCAGGTCATCGACGCCACCGACAAATGGGTCATGCCCGGGATGTTGGATATCCACACCCACTACGACGTCGAGGTCCTCAACGGCCCGTCACTGTCGGAGTCACTGCGCCATGGCGTGACCACCGCGATGCTCGGATCCTGCTCGCTGTCGACCGTGCACGTCAGCGGCACCGATGCCGGTGACCTGTTCGGCCGGGTCGAGGCGATCCCGCGCGACCAGGTGATCGCCGCCGTCGACGACAATAAGACGTGGACCAACTGCGACGAATACGTATCAGCACTCGAATCGCTGCCACTGGGCCCCAACCTGACCGCCTTCATCGGGCACTCCGATATGCGGACCGCAGTGATGGGCCTCGACCGGGCGACCCGTAAGGACCAGCGACCGACCGCAGCCGAGCAGGCCCGCATGGAGCAGATGCTCACAGAGGCCCTCGACGCCGGGTTCGTCGGGATGTCCTCACAGCAACTGCTTTTCGACAAGATCGACGGTGACACCTGCCGATCTCGAACCCTGCCCTCCACCTACGCCAAGCCACGCGAGTTGCGCCGGCTCAAGTCGATGCTGCGGCGCACGGGCCGCGTGCTGCAGTCCGGTCCCGACATCCAGAATCCGCTCAACCTGGCCTCGCAGGTCGCGCAGTCCCTCGGGTTGTTCCGCAAGCAGCTCAAGACCAGCCTGCTCTCGGCCGCCGACATCAAGGCCAACCCGTATGCGATCTGGATGATGGGACCGCTGGCCAAGGCCGCGAACGCGCTCGGCGGGAACTTCCGGTGGCAGCATCTGCCGGTGCCGTTCGAGGTGTACGCCGATGGTATCGACCTGGTGGTGTTCGAGGAATTCGGTTCCGGCGCAGCGGCTCTGCATCTGCGCGACGAGGTCGAGCGCAACGAACTGCTGCGCGACGAGTCCTACCGGCGCGCGTTCCGCAAGGACTACGACAGCAAGTTCGGCGTGCGGGTCTGGCACCGCGACTTCTTCGACGCCGAAATCGTGGCCTGCCCCGACGAATCCGTGGTCGGCATGACGTTCGGCCAGGTCGGGCAGGAGCGCGGTGAGCTGCATCCGGTCGATGCCTTCCTGGATCTGGTACTCGAGCACGGCACCGCGATCCGCTGGCGGACCACGATCTCCAACCACCGGCCCGAGGTGCTCAAGAAGCTGGCCCGCGATCCGGGCATCCAGCTCGGTTTCTCTGATGCCGGCGCGCACCTGCGGAACATGGCCTTCTACAACATGGGACTGCGCCTGCTGCGCCACGTCCGCGACGCCGAACGGGCCGGTACGCCGTTCATGTCGATCGAGCAGGCCGTGCACCGACTCACCGGTGAACTCGGCGACTGGTACCGGATCGACGCCGGTCATCTGCGCGTCGGCGATCGCGCCGACATCGTGGTCATCGACCCGGCGCACCTCGACGACTCTCTCGACGCCTACGCCGAGGAGGCCGTCGAACAGTACGGCGGGTTGTCGCGCATGGTGAACCGCAACGACGACACCGTCACCGCGGTGCTCGTCGGCGGACGCACCGTATTCGCCGACGGTGCGCTGACCGACCTGGTGGGTAATCAGCGCACCGGCCAGTTCCTGCGGGCCGCACACCGCGTCCCGTCGATCTCCACCAACGATGGGAAGTTGACCAGTGCCCGTTGA
- a CDS encoding SDR family oxidoreductase, producing the protein MAWIPDPEALRGHVAVVAGATRGAGRGIAAALGEVGATVVCTGRSSRCGNRLSDYDRPETIEETAELVTELGGSGVAAQVDHLDVTQVRKLAGRLKADYGHIDILVNDIWGAEVLKGPPDTWGRPMWQHDLDDGLRMLRLGLDTHLITSHCLLPLLADRPGGLLVEITDGTTEFNAENPRLSVFYDLVKNAVNRLAFSHGYELAAFGATAVSVTPGWLRSEMMLDNYGVGETNWRCALDLARTDGYPAAPPGFAESESPRFVGRGVAAVAADPQRAQWNQRSTSSAALARHYGFTDLDGRLPDAWAPL; encoded by the coding sequence ATGGCCTGGATACCCGACCCGGAGGCGCTGCGGGGACACGTTGCCGTGGTTGCCGGGGCTACCCGTGGCGCGGGTCGGGGTATCGCCGCAGCGCTGGGTGAGGTTGGTGCGACCGTCGTGTGCACCGGTCGGAGCAGCAGATGTGGAAACCGCCTCTCCGACTACGACCGGCCCGAAACCATCGAGGAAACCGCCGAACTGGTGACGGAGCTGGGCGGATCCGGCGTCGCCGCACAGGTCGACCACCTCGATGTGACGCAGGTACGCAAGCTCGCCGGGCGGCTCAAGGCTGATTACGGGCACATCGACATCCTCGTCAACGACATCTGGGGAGCCGAGGTCCTCAAGGGGCCGCCGGATACCTGGGGACGACCGATGTGGCAGCACGACCTCGACGACGGGTTACGGATGCTGCGTCTCGGACTGGACACGCACCTGATCACGTCGCACTGTCTGCTGCCGCTGCTCGCCGACCGCCCCGGTGGGCTGTTGGTCGAGATCACCGATGGAACAACCGAATTCAATGCGGAGAACCCCCGACTCTCGGTGTTCTACGACCTGGTCAAGAACGCAGTGAACCGACTGGCGTTCAGCCACGGGTACGAACTCGCCGCGTTCGGTGCGACCGCCGTCTCGGTCACCCCGGGATGGCTGCGCTCGGAGATGATGCTCGACAACTACGGCGTCGGCGAGACCAATTGGCGTTGCGCACTCGACCTCGCCCGCACCGACGGCTACCCGGCGGCTCCGCCGGGATTCGCCGAATCCGAGTCCCCCCGCTTCGTCGGGCGCGGGGTCGCCGCGGTGGCCGCCGACCCGCAGAGAGCCCAGTGGAACCAACGTTCCACCAGCTCGGCCGCACTGGCGCGCCACTACGGATTCACCGACCTCGACGGGCGTCTTCCTGACGCCTGGGCTCCGCTATAA
- a CDS encoding cupredoxin domain-containing protein: MGFSALGPVAPGTQITIVNNDEVEHSVTSRTKGVFDVHVEGKERATLTAPQEPGEYPFYCLYHPAMLGTLTVK; the protein is encoded by the coding sequence ATGGGGTTCAGCGCCCTGGGACCCGTGGCGCCCGGGACCCAGATCACCATCGTCAACAACGATGAGGTCGAGCATTCGGTGACGTCGCGGACCAAGGGGGTGTTCGACGTCCACGTGGAGGGCAAGGAACGGGCAACGCTCACCGCTCCGCAGGAGCCGGGGGAGTACCCGTTCTACTGCCTGTATCACCCCGCGATGCTGGGCACCCTGACCGTCAAATAG
- a CDS encoding cytochrome P450 has protein sequence MGIAPRINGARPDDMPRSEINLGSWQFWREDDDFRDGAFGVLRRDDPISFHPACMLDGSPETAGHWAVTRYDDVFHASRHPEIFSSASGITVGDQTPELAEYFGSMIVMDDPRHTRLRNIVRSAFTPRVVALIEDSVRDRARRLVSDMVARNPDGTAELVGELAGPLPLQIICDMMGIPEPDHQRIFHWTNVILGFGDPDLTTDFDEFLRVAMDIGAYATAMADERRAVPTEDLTTSLVQAEVDGERLTSAEVASFFILLVVAGNETTRNAISHGVLALTRYPEQRQKWWSRYEELAPTAVEEIVRWASPVNYMRRTVTQDTVLGGTPLPAGAKVTLWYGSANRDESKFADPWKFDITRHPNPHLGFGGGGAHFCLGANLARREITVAFEELHRQLPDLVVTEEPDRLLSPFIHGIKRMPVAWSI, from the coding sequence GTGGGTATTGCACCGCGAATCAACGGAGCCCGTCCCGACGACATGCCGCGCTCGGAGATCAACCTCGGTTCCTGGCAGTTCTGGCGCGAAGACGACGATTTCCGGGACGGCGCATTCGGCGTGCTGCGCCGTGACGACCCGATCTCCTTCCACCCGGCCTGCATGCTCGACGGCTCTCCGGAGACTGCCGGACACTGGGCGGTGACCAGGTACGACGACGTCTTCCACGCCAGCCGCCATCCGGAGATCTTCAGCTCTGCGTCCGGAATCACCGTCGGTGATCAAACCCCGGAATTGGCAGAGTATTTCGGCTCGATGATCGTGATGGACGATCCGCGTCACACCCGGTTGCGCAACATCGTGCGCAGCGCGTTCACCCCGCGGGTCGTGGCCCTGATCGAGGATTCTGTGCGTGACCGGGCCCGGCGCCTGGTCAGTGACATGGTGGCCAGAAATCCCGACGGCACCGCCGAACTGGTCGGCGAACTCGCCGGACCGTTACCGCTGCAGATCATCTGCGACATGATGGGCATCCCGGAACCGGACCATCAGCGGATCTTCCACTGGACCAACGTGATCCTGGGATTCGGCGACCCCGATCTGACCACCGACTTCGACGAGTTCCTCCGGGTGGCGATGGACATCGGCGCTTACGCAACAGCGATGGCCGACGAACGACGTGCGGTGCCCACCGAGGATCTGACAACCAGCCTGGTGCAGGCCGAGGTCGACGGGGAACGGCTGACCTCGGCCGAGGTCGCCTCGTTCTTCATCCTGCTGGTGGTCGCGGGTAACGAGACCACCCGCAACGCCATCAGCCACGGCGTGCTCGCCCTCACCCGGTACCCCGAGCAACGTCAGAAGTGGTGGTCGCGCTACGAGGAACTGGCCCCGACCGCGGTGGAGGAGATCGTGCGCTGGGCCTCGCCGGTGAACTACATGCGCCGCACCGTCACCCAGGACACCGTGCTCGGCGGGACACCGCTGCCCGCCGGAGCCAAGGTGACCCTGTGGTACGGATCGGCAAATCGCGACGAGTCCAAGTTTGCCGATCCATGGAAGTTCGACATCACCCGCCATCCCAATCCCCACCTCGGATTCGGCGGCGGCGGTGCGCATTTCTGCCTCGGAGCAAACCTGGCACGACGTGAGATCACCGTGGCGTTCGAGGAACTGCACCGCCAATTGCCCGACCTCGTTGTGACCGAGGAACCCGACCGACTCCTGTCGCCGTTCATCCACGGCATCAAGCGCATGCCGGTGGCCTGGTCTATTTGA
- a CDS encoding DUF6188 family protein: MSEQWIQGCLVQRIAFRDGLVLNLDDYNELVISVPLELTLPATDTDASEVVSLDPRSLRNEVRPLFDFAGKRCTHADWEDNGSLHLSFSDGHRIDVRPEEDRTSWELYGKYHGYAACLAHGRVRVVRHDQDDVDRNGDEGPTRESG; this comes from the coding sequence ATGAGCGAACAATGGATTCAAGGGTGCTTGGTCCAGCGGATTGCGTTTCGCGATGGCCTGGTGCTCAACCTTGACGACTACAACGAACTGGTCATCTCGGTTCCGCTGGAACTGACACTGCCGGCCACCGATACCGACGCGTCGGAAGTGGTGTCGCTGGACCCGCGGTCACTGCGCAACGAGGTTCGGCCGCTGTTCGATTTCGCGGGGAAGCGCTGCACACATGCCGATTGGGAGGACAACGGCAGCCTGCACCTGAGCTTTTCCGATGGGCACCGCATCGATGTCCGGCCCGAGGAGGACCGGACATCGTGGGAGCTTTACGGGAAATACCACGGCTATGCAGCATGCCTGGCCCACGGGCGGGTCCGCGTCGTTCGGCACGATCAGGATGATGTCGACCGGAACGGCGACGAGGGCCCCACCCGCGAGAGCGGTTGA
- a CDS encoding TIGR03854 family LLM class F420-dependent oxidoreductase encodes MKVRFGVGIGAETAPDELGGMVDHLEDSGVDSLWFSELVYTPAVDPFIGMAYALARTRRLKVGTSVAILPGRHPVLVAKQLASLAALAPKRVLPVFGLHSALPAERDIFVVPDRRRAAVFDESLHLLRSVLNGRDVSFEGEYFTVRCAQVQPVPVKPIDVWLGGSAPAALTRIGRFGDGWLGSFLTPAEAATARRRIEAEAEAAGRTIEPDHYGISLAVGDGALPADLLAAVRRRRPDVDPTELVAADWPDLHRQIDGYLAAGLTKFVIRAAGPTGRAAFLDRFTAELLPRQN; translated from the coding sequence ATGAAGGTCCGGTTCGGGGTAGGCATCGGCGCCGAGACCGCCCCGGACGAACTGGGCGGCATGGTCGATCACCTGGAGGATTCCGGGGTCGACTCGCTGTGGTTCTCCGAACTGGTCTACACCCCGGCGGTGGATCCGTTCATCGGCATGGCCTACGCACTGGCACGTACCCGGCGGTTGAAGGTCGGGACCTCGGTGGCCATCCTGCCGGGCCGCCATCCGGTGCTGGTGGCCAAACAACTGGCCTCGCTGGCAGCGCTGGCACCCAAGCGGGTCCTCCCGGTATTCGGCCTGCATTCGGCCCTGCCGGCCGAACGGGACATCTTCGTCGTCCCCGACCGCCGCCGGGCCGCCGTCTTCGACGAATCGCTGCACCTGTTGCGATCGGTCCTGAACGGCCGTGACGTGTCGTTCGAGGGGGAGTACTTCACCGTCCGTTGCGCACAGGTGCAACCGGTACCGGTGAAACCGATCGACGTCTGGCTGGGCGGATCGGCACCGGCGGCCCTGACCCGTATCGGCAGATTCGGCGACGGATGGCTGGGCAGCTTCCTGACTCCGGCCGAGGCGGCGACAGCGCGCCGGCGCATCGAGGCCGAGGCGGAGGCCGCAGGCCGGACCATCGAACCCGACCACTACGGCATCAGCCTCGCGGTGGGGGACGGCGCGCTGCCTGCAGACCTGCTCGCCGCGGTGCGTCGCCGCAGGCCCGACGTCGACCCGACCGAACTGGTGGCGGCCGACTGGCCCGACCTGCACCGCCAGATCGACGGCTATCTGGCGGCCGGCCTGACCAAGTTCGTGATCAGGGCAGCGGGTCCCACCGGTCGCGCTGCATTCCTGGACCGGTTCACCGCCGAGTTGTTGCCCCGGCAGAACTGA
- a CDS encoding protein disulfide oxidoreductase, whose translation MRMRLPRLRQSVIAGLAGVLSTVAMVLALVAAPTAIADDRLQFTGTTLSGAPFNGAGLAGRPAVLWFWTPWCPFCNAEAPSVSQVAAANPQVSFVGVAAHSDVGAMQGFVDKYHLNFPNLNDADGSIWARYNVPWQPAYVFYRPDGSSTFVNNPTSAMPQQELADRVAALKS comes from the coding sequence ATGAGGATGCGACTCCCGCGGTTGCGCCAATCAGTCATAGCCGGCCTGGCCGGCGTGCTGTCGACGGTGGCGATGGTGTTGGCGCTGGTTGCCGCACCGACTGCCATCGCCGACGATCGGCTGCAGTTCACCGGCACCACCTTGTCCGGCGCGCCCTTCAACGGGGCCGGCCTGGCCGGGCGGCCCGCGGTGCTCTGGTTCTGGACGCCGTGGTGCCCGTTCTGCAACGCCGAGGCGCCGTCGGTGAGCCAGGTCGCCGCGGCCAATCCGCAGGTCAGCTTCGTCGGTGTGGCGGCACACTCAGATGTCGGGGCCATGCAGGGATTCGTCGACAAGTACCACCTCAATTTCCCCAATCTCAATGATGCCGACGGGTCGATCTGGGCGCGCTACAACGTCCCGTGGCAGCCGGCGTATGTCTTCTACCGCCCCGACGGGTCGTCCACGTTCGTCAACAACCCCACCTCGGCCATGCCGCAGCAGGAGCTGGCCGATCGGGTCGCGGCCCTGAAGAGTTAG
- a CDS encoding cytochrome c biogenesis CcdA family protein, giving the protein MPDNLVALAFGAGLVAALNPCGFALLPGYLALVVRGTSPRGPLNALARALVATMVMTAGFVAVFGAFGLLTVAAANTVQRYLPYVTLLIGIILILLGVRLLAGRRLGLMLPDAVAGRAGWAPTARLGSMAGYGVGYALASLTCTVGPFLAVTGATLESNTALHRVAVFGAYAGGFALVVGVLAVATALAGTVVLDRLRRVVPYISRISGALLIAVGAYVAYYGWYEIQLFSAAGDPDDPVIAAAGRIQGALAGWVHRHGAWPWLVALGALVVAGLVGRSAVRSLSADRPGERQR; this is encoded by the coding sequence GTGCCGGACAATCTGGTGGCGTTGGCGTTCGGCGCCGGACTCGTCGCGGCACTCAACCCCTGCGGATTCGCGCTGCTGCCCGGGTATCTGGCGCTGGTGGTGCGGGGCACCTCACCGCGCGGGCCGCTCAACGCGCTGGCGCGAGCGCTCGTGGCCACCATGGTGATGACCGCCGGATTCGTTGCGGTGTTCGGCGCCTTCGGCCTGCTGACTGTCGCCGCCGCAAACACCGTGCAGCGATACCTTCCCTACGTCACGTTGCTCATCGGGATCATCCTGATCCTGCTGGGGGTCCGGTTGCTGGCCGGCCGCCGGCTCGGGTTGATGTTGCCCGACGCGGTGGCCGGCCGTGCCGGATGGGCACCCACGGCGCGGCTGGGCTCGATGGCCGGCTACGGCGTCGGGTATGCGCTGGCATCACTGACGTGCACCGTGGGGCCCTTCCTGGCGGTCACCGGTGCGACGCTGGAATCGAACACCGCGCTGCACCGGGTGGCGGTGTTCGGCGCGTACGCGGGAGGGTTCGCCCTCGTCGTCGGTGTGCTGGCCGTGGCGACCGCGCTGGCCGGCACCGTAGTGCTCGACCGGTTGCGCCGCGTCGTCCCGTACATCAGCCGGATCAGCGGAGCCCTGCTGATCGCCGTCGGTGCCTACGTCGCCTACTACGGTTGGTACGAGATCCAATTGTTCAGCGCCGCAGGAGATCCCGATGATCCGGTGATCGCCGCCGCCGGCCGTATACAGGGCGCGTTGGCGGGGTGGGTGCACCGGCACGGCGCGTGGCCGTGGTTGGTGGCGCTGGGTGCGCTGGTCGTGGCCGGTCTGGTCGGCCGCTCGGCGGTCCGGTCGTTGTCGGCCGATCGACCAGGGGAGCGTCAGCGTTGA
- the speB gene encoding agmatinase, with protein MGDQHDHDPQRELPPGMAEQLDLPYSGMVSFGHRPFLTEAAQLDTWQPDVAIVGAPFDISTTNRPGARFGPRAIRATAYEPGTYHLDLGLEIFDWIEVVDFGDAYCPHGQTEVSHANIRERVHAVASRGIVPVVLGGDHSITWPSATAVADVHGYGNVGIVHFDAHADTADNIEGNLASHGTPMRRLIESGAVPGTHFVQVGLRGYWPPQDTFEWMLEQGMTWHTMQEIWERGFKEVMADAVSEALQKAEKLYVSVDIDVLDPAHAPGTGTPEPGGITSADLLRMVRELCRAHDVVGVDLVEVAPAYDHAELTVNAAHRVVFEALAGMAARRRDATETPAGPPAR; from the coding sequence ATGGGCGATCAGCACGATCACGATCCACAGCGTGAATTGCCGCCCGGCATGGCCGAGCAGCTCGACCTGCCGTACTCCGGCATGGTCTCGTTCGGGCACCGGCCGTTCCTGACCGAGGCGGCGCAACTCGACACCTGGCAACCCGATGTGGCGATCGTCGGTGCGCCGTTCGACATTTCGACGACGAATCGTCCCGGCGCCCGGTTCGGTCCGCGGGCAATTCGGGCGACGGCCTATGAACCGGGCACCTATCACCTCGACCTGGGCCTGGAGATCTTCGATTGGATCGAAGTGGTCGACTTCGGTGATGCGTACTGCCCACACGGGCAGACCGAGGTCTCCCACGCCAACATCCGCGAGCGGGTCCATGCGGTGGCCTCGCGCGGCATCGTTCCGGTGGTGCTCGGCGGTGACCATTCGATCACCTGGCCCTCGGCGACCGCGGTGGCCGATGTCCACGGCTACGGCAACGTCGGCATCGTGCATTTCGATGCGCATGCCGATACCGCCGACAACATCGAGGGCAATCTGGCCAGCCACGGCACCCCGATGCGTCGGCTCATCGAGTCCGGCGCGGTGCCCGGCACCCATTTCGTCCAGGTCGGACTGCGTGGTTACTGGCCACCGCAGGACACGTTCGAATGGATGCTGGAGCAGGGCATGACGTGGCACACCATGCAGGAGATCTGGGAGCGCGGATTCAAGGAGGTGATGGCCGACGCGGTTTCCGAAGCACTGCAGAAGGCCGAAAAGCTCTATGTCTCCGTGGATATCGATGTCCTCGACCCGGCCCATGCACCGGGAACCGGCACGCCGGAGCCCGGCGGCATCACCAGCGCAGACCTACTGCGGATGGTGCGAGAGCTGTGCCGCGCCCATGACGTCGTCGGAGTCGACTTGGTGGAGGTGGCCCCGGCCTACGACCACGCCGAGCTCACGGTGAACGCCGCGCACCGGGTGGTGTTCGAGGCGCTGGCCGGGATGGCCGCACGGCGCCGCGACGCCACCGAAACCCCGGCGGGCCCGCCGGCACGCTGA
- a CDS encoding acyl-CoA thioesterase yields MTRYSFGIVPRYAEIDQQGVVFNGHYLTWFDEACTGLFDHLKVSYADLIADGLDMQVVHSEIDFRSPVRWRESVRVAVQCEHIGTTSFTLSFTVLGTDAAGDEQPRVCGRNVYVVVSTDDWSKRPVPDRVRTALSSVARQ; encoded by the coding sequence GTGACCCGGTACAGCTTCGGCATCGTTCCCCGGTACGCCGAAATCGACCAGCAGGGTGTGGTGTTCAACGGCCACTACCTCACCTGGTTCGACGAGGCGTGCACCGGGCTGTTCGACCATCTGAAGGTGAGTTATGCCGATCTGATCGCCGATGGCCTCGACATGCAGGTGGTGCACTCCGAGATCGATTTCCGGTCGCCGGTCCGGTGGCGGGAGTCGGTGCGCGTCGCAGTGCAGTGCGAGCACATCGGGACCACCAGTTTCACCCTGAGTTTCACCGTGCTCGGCACAGACGCCGCCGGTGACGAGCAGCCCAGGGTCTGCGGCCGCAACGTCTATGTCGTGGTCTCGACCGATGACTGGTCCAAGCGACCCGTTCCCGACCGTGTCCGCACCGCACTCAGTTCCGTTGCCCGGCAATGA
- a CDS encoding threonine ammonia-lyase — translation MKLVTLEDIDAAAGRIAADIVRTPLLAAGWGDPERPLWLKPENLQPIGAFKVRGAFNALGRLDADIRAAGVVAYSSGNHAQAVAYAAAVFGIAAHIVMPEETPTVKVQATRDHGAQVVLCGAGQREAVAAELVERTGAVLVPPFDHPDVIAGQGTIGLEIAQDLPEVATVLIPISGGGLASGVGTAIRALCPQAKIFGVEPELAADTAASLAAGHLVDWPVAQRNRTIADGLRATPSRLTFAHLQRVLDGVITVSEDEIRSAVRQLARGSHLVAEPSGAVALAGYLTAETPPGPTVAIVSGGNIALPLLAEILSESQ, via the coding sequence GTGAAGCTGGTGACTCTCGAGGATATCGATGCCGCCGCTGGGCGGATCGCCGCCGACATCGTGCGGACCCCGTTGCTGGCCGCCGGATGGGGCGACCCTGAACGACCGTTGTGGCTCAAGCCCGAGAATCTGCAACCGATCGGCGCATTCAAGGTCCGCGGTGCATTCAACGCGTTGGGTCGACTCGATGCCGATATCCGGGCTGCCGGAGTGGTGGCCTATTCCAGCGGCAACCATGCTCAGGCAGTGGCCTACGCGGCTGCGGTGTTTGGCATTGCCGCCCACATCGTGATGCCCGAGGAGACGCCGACCGTGAAGGTGCAGGCCACCCGGGATCACGGCGCGCAGGTGGTGTTGTGCGGGGCCGGGCAGCGTGAGGCGGTCGCGGCCGAACTGGTCGAGCGGACCGGCGCGGTGCTGGTGCCGCCGTTCGACCACCCCGACGTGATCGCCGGCCAGGGCACCATCGGGCTGGAGATCGCGCAGGATCTGCCCGAGGTCGCGACAGTCCTCATCCCGATCAGCGGCGGTGGTCTGGCTTCGGGAGTGGGCACCGCGATCCGTGCGTTGTGCCCACAGGCCAAGATATTCGGGGTGGAGCCCGAGCTCGCCGCAGACACCGCAGCGAGTCTGGCCGCCGGTCACCTGGTGGACTGGCCTGTGGCACAACGTAATCGAACCATCGCCGATGGCCTGCGCGCGACGCCGTCGAGGCTGACATTCGCTCACCTGCAACGGGTACTCGACGGTGTGATCACGGTGAGCGAAGATGAGATCCGTTCGGCAGTAAGGCAACTGGCGCGCGGATCGCATCTGGTGGCAGAACCCAGCGGTGCCGTGGCGCTGGCCGGCTATCTCACGGCGGAAACACCGCCGGGGCCGACGGTCGCGATCGTCTCCGGCGGAAACATCGCGCTACCGTTGCTGGCCGAGATCCTGTCGGAGAGTCAGTGA